Proteins encoded together in one Miscanthus floridulus cultivar M001 chromosome 16, ASM1932011v1, whole genome shotgun sequence window:
- the LOC136514078 gene encoding sugar transporter ERD6-like 4 isoform X1, whose product MGGGSNRGGAGEESGSDHDGGLRKPLLHTGSWYRMSSRQSSVAPGASSMAVLRESHVSAFLCTLIVALGPIQFGFTSGFSSPTQDAMVRDLNLSISEFSAFGSLSNVGAMVGAIASGQMAEHIGRKGSLMIAAIPNIIGWLAISFAKDASFLYMGRLLEGFGVGIISYTVPVYIAEISPQNMRGALGSVNQLSVTFGIFLAYLLGMFVPWRLLAVIGALPCTVLIPGLFFIPESPRWLAKMNLMEDCETSLQVLRGFETDITTEVNDIKRAVTSSSKRTTISFQELNQKKYRMPLLLGIGLLVLQNLSGINGVLFYASSIFKAAGVTNSDLATCSLGAIQVLATGVTTWLLDRAGRRMLLIISTSGMTLCLLAVSVVFFLKDSISQDSNSYYILTMISLVAIVAFVITFSFGMGAIPWLMMSEILPVSIKSFGGSIATLANWLTSFAITMTTNLMLTWSVGGTFLSYMVVSAFTLVFVVLWVPETKGRTLEEIQFSFR is encoded by the exons ATGGGTGGCGGCAGCAACAGAGGCGGCGCCGGCGAGGAGAGCGGCAGCGACCACGACGGCGGGCTGCGGAAGCCGCTGCTCCACACGGGCAGCTGGTACCGGATGAGCTCGCGGCAGTCCAGCGTCGCCCCCGGGGCCTCCTCCATGGCCGTCCTGCGCGAGTCCCACGTCTCCGCCTTCCTCTGCACGCTCATCGTCGCGCTCGGGCCCATCCAGTTCGGCTTCACCAGCGGCTTCTCCTCCCCGACTCAGGACGCCATGGTTCGGGACCTCAACCTCTCCATCTCCGAG TTCTCGGCGTTCGGCTCGCTGTCCAACGTCGGCGCCATGGTCGGGGCGATCGCCAGCGGGCAGATGGCCGAGCACATTGGCCGTAAAGGG TCGTTGATGATTGCTGCAATCCCAAATATCATCGGTTGGCTTGCGATCTCCTTtgcaaaa GATGCCTCATTTCTGTATATGGGACGATTGCTCGAAGGGTTTGGTGTCGGCATCATATCCTATACG GTACCTGTATACATAGCAGAGATATCTCCTCAGAACATGAGAGGAGCTCTTGGTTCTGTGAACCAG TTGTCCGTGACCTTTGGCATATTCTTGGCCTATTTGCTCGGCATGTTTGTTCCTTGGAGACTTCTAGCAGTGATCG GAGCCTTGCCCTGCACAGTGTTGATTCCTGGACTATTCTTCATTCCAGAATCTCCCAGATGGCTG GCAAAGATGAATTTGATGGAAGATTGCGAGACGTCCCTACAAGTACTGAGGGGGTTTGAGACTGACATCACGACAGAAGTGAATGATATAAAG AGGGCTGTGACATCATCAAGTAAGAGGACTACAATCAGTTTTCAAGAATTAAACCAAAAGAAATACCGCATGCCACTACTT CTAGGAATTGGCCTACTTGTACTGCAAAATCTAAGTGGAATCAACGGTGTACTGTTTTATGCAAGTAGCATCTTCAAAGCTGCAG GTGTTACAAACAGCGACTTGGCCACCTGTTCACTTGGAGCTATCCAG GTCCTTGCTACTGGAGTTACGACATGGTTGTTAGATAGAGCTGGACGACGCATGCTTCTCATT ATTTCTACCTCTGGCATGACTCTATGCCTTCTTGCCGTTTCTGTTGTATTTTTTCTCAAG GATAGCATTTCACAGGATTCTAACTCGTACTACATCTTAACTATGATCTCCTTGGTTGCTATCGTG GCTTTTGTCATTACCTTCTCGTTTGGTATGGGTGCCATTCCGTGGCTCATGATGTCTGAG ATCCTCCCAGTTAGCATCAAGAGTTTCGGCGGAAGCATCGCGACACTGGCCAACTGGCTGACATCCTTTGCCATAACAATGACGACGAACTTGATGCTCACCTGGAGTGTTGGAG GCACTTTCCTCTCGTACATGGTTGTGAGCGCCTTCACCCTCGTTTTTGTCGTCCTTTGGGTGCCGGAGACGAAGGGAAGAACGCTAGAGGAGATACAATTTTCGTTTCGTTGA
- the LOC136514078 gene encoding sugar transporter ERD6-like 4 isoform X2, which yields MGGGSNRGGAGEESGSDHDGGLRKPLLHTGSWYRMSSRQSSVAPGASSMAVLRESHVSAFLCTLIVALGPIQFGFTSGFSSPTQDAMVRDLNLSISEFSAFGSLSNVGAMVGAIASGQMAEHIGRKGDASFLYMGRLLEGFGVGIISYTVPVYIAEISPQNMRGALGSVNQLSVTFGIFLAYLLGMFVPWRLLAVIGALPCTVLIPGLFFIPESPRWLAKMNLMEDCETSLQVLRGFETDITTEVNDIKRAVTSSSKRTTISFQELNQKKYRMPLLLGIGLLVLQNLSGINGVLFYASSIFKAAGVTNSDLATCSLGAIQVLATGVTTWLLDRAGRRMLLIISTSGMTLCLLAVSVVFFLKDSISQDSNSYYILTMISLVAIVAFVITFSFGMGAIPWLMMSEILPVSIKSFGGSIATLANWLTSFAITMTTNLMLTWSVGGTFLSYMVVSAFTLVFVVLWVPETKGRTLEEIQFSFR from the exons ATGGGTGGCGGCAGCAACAGAGGCGGCGCCGGCGAGGAGAGCGGCAGCGACCACGACGGCGGGCTGCGGAAGCCGCTGCTCCACACGGGCAGCTGGTACCGGATGAGCTCGCGGCAGTCCAGCGTCGCCCCCGGGGCCTCCTCCATGGCCGTCCTGCGCGAGTCCCACGTCTCCGCCTTCCTCTGCACGCTCATCGTCGCGCTCGGGCCCATCCAGTTCGGCTTCACCAGCGGCTTCTCCTCCCCGACTCAGGACGCCATGGTTCGGGACCTCAACCTCTCCATCTCCGAG TTCTCGGCGTTCGGCTCGCTGTCCAACGTCGGCGCCATGGTCGGGGCGATCGCCAGCGGGCAGATGGCCGAGCACATTGGCCGTAAAGGG GATGCCTCATTTCTGTATATGGGACGATTGCTCGAAGGGTTTGGTGTCGGCATCATATCCTATACG GTACCTGTATACATAGCAGAGATATCTCCTCAGAACATGAGAGGAGCTCTTGGTTCTGTGAACCAG TTGTCCGTGACCTTTGGCATATTCTTGGCCTATTTGCTCGGCATGTTTGTTCCTTGGAGACTTCTAGCAGTGATCG GAGCCTTGCCCTGCACAGTGTTGATTCCTGGACTATTCTTCATTCCAGAATCTCCCAGATGGCTG GCAAAGATGAATTTGATGGAAGATTGCGAGACGTCCCTACAAGTACTGAGGGGGTTTGAGACTGACATCACGACAGAAGTGAATGATATAAAG AGGGCTGTGACATCATCAAGTAAGAGGACTACAATCAGTTTTCAAGAATTAAACCAAAAGAAATACCGCATGCCACTACTT CTAGGAATTGGCCTACTTGTACTGCAAAATCTAAGTGGAATCAACGGTGTACTGTTTTATGCAAGTAGCATCTTCAAAGCTGCAG GTGTTACAAACAGCGACTTGGCCACCTGTTCACTTGGAGCTATCCAG GTCCTTGCTACTGGAGTTACGACATGGTTGTTAGATAGAGCTGGACGACGCATGCTTCTCATT ATTTCTACCTCTGGCATGACTCTATGCCTTCTTGCCGTTTCTGTTGTATTTTTTCTCAAG GATAGCATTTCACAGGATTCTAACTCGTACTACATCTTAACTATGATCTCCTTGGTTGCTATCGTG GCTTTTGTCATTACCTTCTCGTTTGGTATGGGTGCCATTCCGTGGCTCATGATGTCTGAG ATCCTCCCAGTTAGCATCAAGAGTTTCGGCGGAAGCATCGCGACACTGGCCAACTGGCTGACATCCTTTGCCATAACAATGACGACGAACTTGATGCTCACCTGGAGTGTTGGAG GCACTTTCCTCTCGTACATGGTTGTGAGCGCCTTCACCCTCGTTTTTGTCGTCCTTTGGGTGCCGGAGACGAAGGGAAGAACGCTAGAGGAGATACAATTTTCGTTTCGTTGA